The genome window tttttcactctgaTGCACAGTTAGATCTGAGGACTGGAAAGTGATTAGGAAGGTAAGTaatcaaatggaaaagaaaacctcATTAAGGAGAGAGACAAAATATTGAAAAGCACAATTTAAAACAACTCCGAAACCAACTATATTACACAGATCATAGACTTCTCCAGGGAAGCCTTTTTCTCTAGATGTGGAAAATTTaacttatattttattatcataaaaCTAACGAAAGATAAGCCTCAATAGTCATCTGGTTTAGATCCTCAAGAGTAACTAATTCCTGAACTCCTGTGCCTGGAGCATTATATGTGATTACAACACACATTTTCGAGTaacttccctttcctcatttcttttctccaaaAATGTGCCTTCATTCCTCACTAGCCACAGCTAATTGAAACATGGCAGGTAGACTATGGGCCGGCCTGGGCCAACAAGACTCTTCCTGGGGCCTGGAATTGGGACACAGTCTTCTGGGGTGATTCTGAGAATACCTGAACCGGGTGAACTTGTAAGTGACTGGGAGGGGCAAGCATGTTGGGGCCATGTGCAAAGTAATGAAAAGCCAACTATAGAGCTGGtctgcaaagagaaaacaaacaaaggTAAATGGGCAGTGGGCAGTGAGAAAAGACAACATGAAATAGAGGGAGCTGTTGTGACAGGAGGGGAGGCAACGTCTCACCAGCCAGCCAGTAAGCCTTGGCATGTGACACCTTTTCAGCACAGAGCTCCCCTCCTGGTTATACTTTATGCCATTGAGTTCTATGGCATTCTCTTTACTTGGCTGAGTTTGTCTAGATTTATATGTCTAGAGTTTCTGTGATTTACAGCTCAGAGAAACCTGACTGAAACAATCATCTCATTTCAATCCTTAAAACATAAGTTTAGAGAGGTCAAGAGCTGGCAAGTGGCAGATTATACATTCACGTCTGGCACTTTCCTCTACTCCAAGATGTTTCAGTAAATCTTTTACTTTTTGATCACAGTACAATAAGAAAATAGCTAGagatcttgatttttattttttggagaccCTTTCCTTCTAGTTAGTGAAAATTACTGATAGGAGCCATTGCACTTACCTGAACCAGTTCTATagctgcagaagaaaaatcacaacagtaaACGAAGAGTCTTGGATCACTGAAATGGGCAGGAAAATACCAACAGAACAATTAGATTACAAACTGTACCATGTCCATTCTTTCCTGTGAAGTTAAAAATCAAGGCACCATATATTAAGAATGTAACAGGTTttaaccttcattaatttcctgaTGACAAAGGTAACTTACaaattcaattaaaacaaaacaatccaTAAGATAACAAAAAATCAGAATCTCCCATAACCCAGGGTTCCCAATAAACCACTGTTAGCAGTTTGATGAAGAGTTCTGGGAACAGTAACTCCCCACTTTTCTCCTCTTCGCTATCGTACAGTTAAACTTTACAACATACTTACTTATTAGTTTGTAAAATTGGAAAAACTGTTTCCCATACCACAGCCAACCTGCAGACAGAAATGAACTATTAATCACAGAACTTTCCAAAGAATTAATCCTTTGAAGTTAGAAAAATAACCAAGAGTAGAAAGCCTTGCTCATAGGGAAGGTGTAGTGACCAGAGCTAACAGTACCCACGACATTCCTTGACCCTGACCACAGGAACCCTTAAAGCGGTTGCCGTCAAAGACAAGCACACAGACTTTCATTAGCAGAAAGGAGATGGTCTGGAAAGAAAGGCCTCACTTTTACTAAGGGCtgactgtgtgccagacactattcttcGTCCTTTTACATACATCATCTCAATTAATCCCCCTAACTCTGAGGCAGAGGTCCCATTCTGCTTGGGGAGGGTAAGGGACAAGTACAAGGTCAAACCATAGGACTCACTCCCACGGCTAATTGGTTTCCAGTGGAGTGTGTAGTCACCAATTTGTGAATTTCCATTACAGGACCCACCTAGACACTTTCTAGGTCTAGCCTTGCCTCTGCCCACCACTGCAACTCAGAAGACAAGAATTCCCCCATGCCTGGGAAGCAGGCACCATGCCAACTAACCTCTCCATCTTGTAACTGGAAGAGAAATAACAGAAGTTGTCTTGTGACCTGGGACTCTTTTCTAGATGGCAGGTGCAGCACGATGCTACAACTTTCAGATGTGTTCCTAGGTAGCACCTCAGGTGATCTTTGTCTGTCATGACCATGAGATATCTGGTCTGCATTTAGGGcatttcattaattcaaaaaaagAGAGGTGATTCCAGGCCAACTTCTAGTCAGCTCCATCAGACATGTCACTATTTTGGTCAGCCTCTCTGAACCACCCCATGTACAGTGCAACAGCTTCACTAACCTTGCTACCAGGACAGTAAGGAGAAGTTACCTCGAGTATTCGGTAGGTGGCTGAGGATCCGGGAAACTCATCAGCACAGATTTCCAGGTGCCTGAGTTTCTGAATCACACTCTCTTCCACAGGAGGTGCCTGTGTTTTATGTCCAAGGCTGTTTGAAGAACAATTGTGCTCTTCTGTTATTAAACCAGGTCCATCCTCAGGGCTCCTACATTCAGGTACTTCACTACTCTTGTTCTCAGAGAGCAAATCCTTCAAGTGATTTTCATTTTGGATAGGTGCCAGCTCTGGGAATTCAGTAAAAAGCCAATGTCTGTCCTTGAAAAACCCATTTTCGTGGATTTTGTAGAAGTCATTCCAATATTTATGGGCATTAAGCTCATAGTcaactgtaaatatttattaaagaagaatttaagaACCATTTCTCAACATTTCATTTGCATCCAATGTCAATTATCATCCTGCTTTGAGAAATGTCATTTTATACTAAAAGTATATTCGAGTAGAACCACAGTCTCAGAGTTGGAGATCATTTAGTCCTACTGCCTATCATATTTGATTTTCCTCTTTATCTTGTCCTTCCCAAGGGATCCAAGTTCTGCCAGGAAGCTTACTATCAATTCTCCACCCACATCTTTGGATGGTTCTTAACTACAAGAATATACCACATTGagcaaaaaatttttccaatccaTTTTGGTCAAAAGGCCCTACTATTTCTCAGGGCCACACAAAACTCTTTTGTATTTAAGAGCAGTTATTTTCCCCTCTAAATATTCTCTTTCACAAGCTAAGTATCctagtttttttttcagttgttgcCCATGTGAATTCAATGATATGACAGGAGCAGCTCTTCTTTAAAGATGTTTCTCTGCATTCTTTAGTGTAGAGCTCAGAAATGAACTGACTACTAatagatattaaaaatgaaaacaaagaaagaaaacagaaaatgctgACAAGAGGGGAAAATGTCTTCAGGTGAGTTTTGATGACAGCAGACAGGAGATACTAGAGAAGTGTGGACTATTTAAAAGAAAGCTGTTGTTTAAGGTGATCAGGGCAGTACTAgatttgttttctgctgtttGCCAATGCACAGCCTTGACTACTGTAGCAGAAAGAATATAAACCTAAGAAGTAGATATTAGTTCCACCACTGCTACTACTAACTAGCTGCTTACCTCTGGGTAAGGCCCTTAATGTCTTGTGGCCCATGTTTCTTTAACTGTAAAAAGAGGATATTAGACTATATGATTTGCAAAATCCCTTTCAACTCTTAACTGGCTTTGATCTTGTCTCTGTCAAACTATGTTGAGCGAACATTTTGTATCTGGAATCTTCTAATTGTCACATGGAAGTTGTTCAGTGGGCACTACTCTCCAGTTTCTAGTCCTACCTTCAATGCCTCTTAGGACACAGGCCCACCTGTCACTAAGTATCTAGCAATACTCTGCAGTGAAATCATCCACTCTCCAGAAGGGGCCTCTTGGGCCAGAATTATCTCCACTTTCTCCACTGCTTATTTGCTTCACCCATCTTTGGTTGGCGGAAACCCTAAATCCTGACAGCCATCATAGCCAGAAAAGACACGTGATCCAAGTCATTAGCTACCTCCCCCAACACTATTTAGAATGTGATCACTTAAATCTGGTTTCAGTGGCAACATTCCCGAAGGCAAGGTATGATCACATGTAGAAAGCACATCCTCTACAACAATCCTGTGACCACACGGTTGCCAAAGGCCAGTCCTATTAATAAAGGTCTGGTCAACTGAAGCCTTAACCTAGAAATTAAGCTAGAAAATAGTTATCAAGATAGTTAACCCTCAAACAAAACCAACCCTAGCAATATTTTAAGGTGCAGCCCTTTTCCATCCTTGCCATTCGCTCCCTCTTCCGTTCTACCCGCGAGTTCGATTCAGTCCAGTCACAAAGGCTCTTGGCAGCCTCTCCTGGACGGCGCGTTCCGCGGCCCGCTGGTGTCGATACCACTGCGGGCCCACCCGGGCGCACCTTGCTTCTCTTGACACACCCGCTGGGAACTGTTCTCCCGCACCTTCCTCTCCGCCGCCGCGGCCTGCTCTTCCGACCACTCCACATTATCCCTGCAAAAATCAAACGGGCAGCTTAGGGGCCTCAAGTTCGGGTGAGCGGCTGGCCCCGCACGCCCCTCTCCTGGGAGGAGGGCGCCTGGAGGCGGACAGCAGGACTCGTGGCCAGCGGCCAGGGGCTTCTCGGAGCGCTCTGGGGCGGCGGGACAGAGGGAGAGCCGCAGGCTGGGCGAGGGGCAGGGCGGTTACCAGGCATTATGGTGGAAGACACGCGCCGGGTCTCTCGGAAACCGGCTCCCGAACTGCTGCCTTTCCCCGCCCACCGCAGGGGCAGGTGAGTCCACCGCCGAGGAGCCGGCCATGTCACCAGAACCGGAAGCGCCCGCCTTTCCGGAACCTGAGAGCTCCCCGCGGGGCCACGCCCCCTTCCGGGAGACGCTAGCGGACTGGGCAGGaagcgcggggcggggcggccgtGGCCCTGGCGTCCCGCGACCGGAGGCCGTGACCTCCGCATGGGGCTGGGTCTACTTGGCGGAGGGCGCTCTAGGGATGCGCGGCTACCCCGCGAAATTTCGCCCTGAGTCGTTCTTCCCTGAGGAATCGCTGGTGGACGTGCAGGCTTGGCAAGAAAATGCGAGAAGTTACACTTGAGCCTCCTTTCAATGCTAGGATCCTCTAACAGGTCCCCCGATTTTCCTCAAGTTGTGAGACAGGAAAGATCTCGAATCACTTTAAGAACTCAGGGTGCCTAGTACCCCTGTAGAGCTCGTGGTCAGAAGACTTGAGCGAAGTAGCAAGCACGGTAAGAAAATAGGGCCTCCAGCTTCTGTAGTCAGTCgtacatggtgtgtgtgtatgtatgtgtgtatatacacatctCCACACTTTTTCTGGGGGGGAGGATAGGAAATGAGAGAACACGAAGTTTATCAGTCAAATCAAATGGAATATCCAAAGATgagtttttaaaagttacataGCCATCCGGTTTTTGGAATTACACGTACCTGAGCTTATTTGCACAATCGAGGTTGTAATACATAACCACATATAGTTACATTAAAATATTCCAGCCTTACATTTCTTTTTCCGTAATTACTACAAACTGATACTCAGAAGACTAGAAGAACATACGCTGTCAACATCAGATAAGTTAGTTGAGGAGACTTCAGGGGAAGAGTCGTGACTCCACTTCGAAGAAGAGAAGGCTAATTATTTAAGTGGTGCAGTGCAAGACTTGGCACACTGGTAACCAGGGATCTTGCAGATTCTTTTCATATGCAAAACTAGGGGGAGTAATGAGAGATTCTATCTATACCTTTCCCACCTAAGAAATTGGAACAAGTTCTAATCCCTCTCTAATCATAAATAAGAATACTTGAGTGAATCAAAAAGAAAGTAACTTGTTCTTTACTTGAAGGCAAAATTCTTTTGCCATTCTCATGGTCTTTGAAACATTTTGAACACCTCCTCCTTGCCAACAAACAATTACAAGGATTTCTCTTTTCTCAAGGCCAGCTGTCAGCAGGTAACATGACTGATTTACATTTATTCTTGGCATCTTGTTCTCTCATCTACAGGCTTTTTCCTCCTCACACCAAACCTAAATGCTCCCAATCAAGCTCACTCTCTGCTTTGACTTGAAGTTACTCATAGTAGTTCCAATATTTAGAGCCACTTAAAATGTCAACCAACTTGGGGCCTTTTTAATAGAAATGCGATAAAATATACCACACTTAACTTTTGCACAGTTATCTTTGCCTGACCTGTAGACACCTTTTTCTCCAACTTTTTAAGcacttgaaataatttttcagaagaaatttgGAAGAAATGGCTGTGAGTGTTCTGTGGTATCATACTCCATACGGAACTATACCTCAGCGAACACCGCATTTCAGAGGAGCTACAGGTCCCTTTGCTGGTGAGTAGGAGAACTCAGTGGGTGGCGTGGGTTTGAAGCCCGTAAAGGTTAAGACCTCTCAGTCTGGATTATTGCCTTGGTGTCAGTCCCTCCCAGGGGTAGTTAACTGTTTCATGCTTTTCTTTCAGTTCCAATCAGTGGAAATTTTGgtctgtgtgagcatgtgttcTGGAACCgaagggctggggaagggatCCTGGTGCCCTAATTTGCCCTCCTTATTGTTTCACAGAACCTGCAGCAGCCCCAGATAACCGAATAAGCTAGTTTAACGACTTTAAAACAGCTTtagcatgttttttttccttactgcAAAATATGTGCTTATTGTAATACATTTAgaagataaagataaaacagaagaaagaaaatacccCCTTTCATCTTTAACTCATTAAACACTGGTTTAtatccttccagtcttttttttttttttgagagggcatctctcatatttattgatcaaatggttgttaacaataaaattctgtatggggggggtcaatgctcaatgcacaatcattaatccatctcaagcctaattctcgtcagtctccaatcttctgaagcataatgaacaagttcttacatggagaacaaattcttacatagtgaataagttcttatatggtgaacagtacaagggcattcatcacagaaactttcggttttaatcacacattatgaactataaacaatcaggtcaaatatgaatatttgtttgatttttatacttgatttatatgtgaatcccacatttctccctttattattattattatttttatttttaataaaatgctcaagtggtaggtagatgcaagatagaaaacatagtttagtgttgtaagagagcaattgtagatgatcaggtgtgtgcctgtagactatgtgctaatccaagctagacaagggcaatagaacatccacggatgcagaagctttctctcaaaacagggggggtgaggttctaagcttcaccactgttgttccctgatttctcacctgatggcccccctgcgactgtgtctgtcttaggttgttcctcccttgaggaatcttacccgtctctggctaaccagtcatcttccggggccatacagggaaatgtaaagttggtaagtgagagagaagccatattgtttgaaaaggttagctttttacttctttgcagatttatgccctgtggcttctatgcccagcacttgtctcgaggtatctttaccacctggaggaattatgatgctcagtaaattcgatatgaggcacgaattctatttaagggttgtaattaggaaggaagaagaaaagctatagaggtagtatatggaagaaaacatgggaggattgattatttctttgacatatcttcttgtagagtaccttaagcatgtataggttttaaactaactaacttgcacacacatattaacataataggaatacagtgacataaactaagcaaatctataattaccagccatctccagtgaagccaagaaaaccagttaggcaccctaggcatttgtgaaaatttgtctatgatatgatagatattgtccaactgtacttgaacagtctgagagaaatcagacaaattaaagcaacccatttctgggatctgttcacaccccatatgttctttcaaccatagatagtctatagtcgtaagattttggagcgctacaacttgcacccctcccaactcctggttgagttccaacagtacagatccactcaaattcgttgtctcactgtatgcacatgccagcctagacatctccctcctcattccagtggcaattccaggaaatggtgggatggatgcagccacaaccgcagcatcgcccggatccctgtggaggctttttgatgatcatcccccggcacgagtcctccagagagtgctgatgccggaagctcctcctcatatcgtatcttagttcattttctgggtagccaagctaggtcttgatcttctgcataaaaacaaacagaccctttgcccacactttgacatgccctctataccactgtgtagaactcattggaggtcagcacacaggaactgctttttttaaaatttattttttatttatttttttatttttattaagagaaaggaatattatcagaaaagagtacctccatagccgatcatctgacatcctttaagtgatcaaaattaaggatatttaaagcatgtgttaatctttgatttaccaatagttttatcctatcaagaagtaatcccccttttctttctttctttttttttccttttttttttaaatctttaatctacacttacatgaagaatactatgtttactatgctctcccctataccaagtcccccctaaaaaccacattacagtcactgtccatcacaatagcaaaatgtagaatcactacttgtcctctctgtgttgtatggccctccctcccctttctccctcccccccatgcatgctaattttaataccccccttcttcttccccccaccttatccctccctgcccacccatcctccccagttcctttccctttggtacctgttagtccatttttggattctgtaattctgctgctgttttgttccttcagtttttcctttgttcttatactcctcagatgagtgaaatcatttggtatttctctttctccgcttggcttatttcactgagcataatactctccagctccaaccatgttgctgcaaatggtaggatattccctcttctaatggctgagtagtattccattgtgtatatgtaccacatcttctttatccatttgtctaccgatggacatttaggttgcttccaatttttagctattgtaaatagtgctgcgataaacataggggtgcatctgtctttctcatacttgattgctgcattcttagggtaaatttctaggagtggaattcctgggtcaaatggtaggtctgttttgagcattttaatgaacctccatactgctttccacgatggttgaactaatttacattcccaccagcagtgtaggagggttcccctttctccacagcctcgccaacatttgttgttgtttgtcttttggatggcagccatccttactggtgtgaggtgatacctcattgtagttttaatttgcatttctctgataattagcaatgtggagcatcttttcatgtgtctgttggccatctgtatttcttttttagagaactgtctgttcagttcctctgcccattttttaattgggttatatgtttttcgtttgttgaggcatgtgagctctttatatattctggacgtcaagcctttatcggatctgtcattttcaa of Manis javanica isolate MJ-LG chromosome 4, MJ_LKY, whole genome shotgun sequence contains these proteins:
- the LOC140849191 gene encoding LOW QUALITY PROTEIN: tRNA N(3)-cytidine methyltransferase METTL2A-like (The sequence of the model RefSeq protein was modified relative to this genomic sequence to represent the inferred CDS: inserted 2 bases in 1 codon) is translated as MAGSSAVDSPAPAVGGERQQFGSRFPRDPARVFHHNAWDNVEWSEEQAAAAERKVRENSSQRVCQEKQVDYELNAHKYWNDFYKIHENGFFKDRHWLFTEFPELAPIQNENHLKDLLSENKSSEVPECRSPEDGPGLITEEHNCSSNSLGHKTQAPPVEESVIQKLRHLEICADEFPGSSATYRILEVGCGMGNXVFPILQTNNDPRLFVYCCDFSSAAIELVQTNSAYDPSRCFAFVHNLCDEDKSYPVPRDSLDIIILIFVLLAVVPDKEKALNRLSRLLKPGGMMLLRDYGRYDIAQLRFKKGQCLSENFYVRGDGTRVYFFTQDELDTLFTTAGLEKVQNLVDRRLQVNRGKQLTMYRVWIQCKYRKPLLSNTYRETPAPDM